A genomic region of Raphanus sativus cultivar WK10039 chromosome 6, ASM80110v3, whole genome shotgun sequence contains the following coding sequences:
- the LOC130495503 gene encoding uncharacterized protein LOC130495503: MSILFSSSFSLQLCSASKDVENNLLDSSNVDIASNSTTSIEAVSTSRGHGLASPEELMKIYNTISHNECALVFRRRLDSQKRARYKKLVRRHMDLDTIKSRINGRSISSAKELFMDFLLVANNAAIFYSKNTREHKSAVSLRDIATKSLRHYLTQDHHPPPNITTSTKVSVPALTSKSPCVRTSVGVKKPRTGAHALKKVEQDLVKTTSSGGKKRLIPDSPPVAAVKSSAAGKKVTAVERRRRDGNKQVSRGLDSPALTGRKRSRVR, from the exons ATGAGCATACTTTTCTCAAGCA GTTTTTCTTTGCAACTTTGCAGCGCCAGTAAAGATGTTGAAAACAATCTGTTGGATTCATCTAACGTGGACATTGCTAGCAATTCTACTACGAGTATAGAAGCTGTTTCTACTAGCCGAGGCCATGGTTTGGCTTCACCAGAAGAGCTTATGAAGATATACAACACTATCTCACACAACGAATGTGCTCTTGTCTTCCGGAGACGGCTTGATAGTCAG AAAAGGGCAAGGTACAAGAAACTGGTCAGGAGGCATATGGACTTAGACACTATAAAATCAAGAATCAACGGTCGTTCGATATCTTCAGCTAAAGAGCTTTTCATGGACTTTCTTCTGGTGGCTAACAATGCAGCCATTTTTTACTCTAAGAACACTCGTGAGCACAAATCCGCTGTCTCCCTCAGAGACATTGCCACCAAGTCTCTACGACACTATTTGACACAAGACCATCATCCTCCTCCTAACATTACTACAAGCACCAAGGTTTCTGTTCCCGCTTTGACATCTAAATCTCCTTGTGTCCGAACCAGCGTGGGAGTTAAAAAACCAAGAACGGGGGCACACGCTCTTAAGAAGGTTGAGCAGGATTTGGTGAAGACGACTTCAAGTGGTGGTAAAAAAAGGCTTATACCAGATTCACCACCAGTTGCTGCTGTGAAATCCTCAGCGGCGGGTAAGAAAGTTACGGCGGtagagaggagaagaagagatggtaATAAACAAGTGAGCCGTGGACTTGATTCTCCTGCATTGACAGGGAGAAAGCGGAGTAGGGTGAGATGA
- the LOC130496494 gene encoding uncharacterized protein LOC130496494, with amino-acid sequence MKIYNTISHNECALVFRRRLDSQKRARYKKLVRRHMDLDTIKSRINGRSISSAKELFMDFLLVANNAAIFYSKNTREHKSAVSLRDIATKSLRHYLTQDHHPPPNITTSTKVSVPALTSKSPCVRTSVGVKKPRTGAHALKKVEQDLVKTTSSGGKKRLIPDSPPVAAVKSSAAGKKVTAVERRRRDGNKQVSRGLDSPALTGRKRSRVR; translated from the exons ATGAAGATATACAACACTATCTCACACAACGAATGTGCTCTTGTCTTCCGGAGACGGCTTGATAGTCAG AAAAGGGCAAGGTACAAGAAACTGGTCAGGAGGCATATGGACTTAGACACTATAAAATCAAGAATCAACGGTCGTTCGATATCTTCAGCTAAAGAGCTTTTCATGGACTTTCTTCTGGTGGCTAACAATGCAGCCATTTTTTACTCTAAGAACACTCGTGAGCACAAATCCGCTGTCTCCCTCAGAGACATTGCCACCAAGTCTCTACGACACTATTTGACACAAGACCATCATCCTCCTCCTAACATTACTACAAGCACCAAGGTTTCTGTTCCCGCTTTGACATCTAAATCTCCTTGTGTCCGAACCAGCGTGGGAGTTAAAAAACCAAGAACGGGGGCACACGCTCTTAAGAAGGTTGAGCAGGATTTGGTGAAGACGACTTCAAGTGGTGGTAAAAAAAGGCTTATACCAGATTCACCACCAGTTGCTGCTGTGAAATCCTCAGCGGCGGGTAAGAAAGTTACGGCGGtagagaggagaagaagagatggtaATAAACAAGTGAGCCGTGGACTTGATTCTCCTGCATTGACAGGGAGAAAGCGGAGTAGGGTGAGATGA
- the LOC130496068 gene encoding uncharacterized protein LOC130496068 — protein MVMMILTKKMASDWGTWEELLLGGAVLRHGTDDWTVVSEELRSHSMSGIFTPEICKAKYKDLRERYLGCKSWYEEVKKKRVAELKAALLQSQDSIGSLESKLQSLKSESNVVDENNDYYDSSRTLSLEPSPKSEGGGECTSKDLSSVGSFTQQDLTTTNWSEAAVKEQEDKKSNNNLLLHADIFESMYGGGGQVLPSMRKKRGKRKRKVCSASKDVENNLLDSSNVDIASNSTTSIEAVSTSRGHGLALPEELMKIYNTISHNECALVFRRRLDSQKRARYKKLVRRHMDLDTIKSRINGRSISSAKELFMDFLLVANNAAIFYSKNTREHKSAVSLRDIATKSLRHYLTQDHHPPPNITTSTKVSVPALTSKSPCVRTSVGVKKPRTGAHALKKVEQDLVKTTSSGGKKRLIPDSPPVAAVKSSAAGKKVTAVERRRRDGNKQVSRGLDSPALTGRKRSRVR, from the exons atgGTTATGATGATATTGACGAAGAAGATGGCGAGTGATTGGGGAACATGGGAGGAGCTTCTCCTCGGCGGCGCAGTGCTACGTCACGGAACCGACGACTGGACCGTCGTCTCCGAAGAACTCCGTTCTCATTCTATGTCGGGGATTTTCACACCTGAG ATATGCAAGGCTAAGTACAAGGACTTGCGTGAACGTTATTTGGGATGCAA ATCATGGTATGAAGAGGTTAAGAAGAAACGAGTAGCTGAGCTTAAGGCAGCTTTACTTCAGTCCCAAGACTCCATTGG gtcGTTGGAATCAAAGCTCCAGAGTCTGAAATCAGAAAGCAATGTTGTTGATGAAAACAATGATTATTATGATTCAAGCCGAACATTATCCCTCGAACCCTCCCCCAAGTCTGAAGGCGGAGGTGAATGCACCAGCAAAGACTTGTCATCAGTTGGTAGTTTCACACAGCAAGATCTCACCACGACCAACTGGTCAGAAGCAGCAGTAAAAGAGCAAGAAGACAAGAAGAGTAATAATAATCTGTTACTACATGCCGACATTTTTGAGTCCATGTACGGAGGAGGAGGACAAGTGCTTCCGAGTATGAGGAAGAAACGAGGCAAAAGAAAACGAAAAGTTTGCAGCGCCAGTAAAGATGTTGAAAACAATCTGTTGGATTCATCTAACGTGGACATTGCTAGCAATTCTACTACGAGTATAGAAGCTGTTTCTACTAGCCGAGGCCATGGTTTGGCTTTACCAGAAGAGCTTATGAAGATATACAACACTATCTCACACAACGAATGTGCTCTTGTCTTCCGGAGACGGCTTGATAGTCAG AAAAGGGCAAGGTACAAGAAACTGGTCAGGAGGCATATGGACTTAGACACTATAAAATCAAGAATCAACGGTCGTTCGATATCTTCAGCTAAAGAGCTTTTCATGGACTTTCTTCTGGTGGCTAACAATGCAGCCATTTTTTACTCTAAGAACACTCGTGAGCACAAATCCGCTGTCTCCCTCAGAGACATTGCCACCAAGTCTCTACGACACTATTTGACACAAGACCATCATCCTCCTCCTAACATTACTACAAGCACCAAGGTTTCTGTTCCCGCTTTGACATCTAAATCTCCTTGTGTCCGAACCAGCGTGGGAGTTAAAAAACCAAGAACGGGGGCACACGCTCTTAAGAAGGTTGAGCAGGATTTGGTGAAGACGACTTCAAGTGGTGGTAAAAAAAGGCTTATACCAGATTCACCACCAGTTGCTGCTGTGAAATCCTCAGCGGCGGGTAAGAAAGTTACGGCGGtagagaggagaagaagagatggtaATAAACAAGTGAGCCGTGGACTTGATTCTCCTGCATTGACAGGGAGAAAGCGGAGTAGGGTGAGATGA
- the LOC108812290 gene encoding LOW QUALITY PROTEIN: katanin p80 WD40 repeat-containing subunit B1 homolog KTN80.2 (The sequence of the model RefSeq protein was modified relative to this genomic sequence to represent the inferred CDS: inserted 1 base in 1 codon), translated as MAKRGYKLQEFLAHSANVNCLSIGKKTSRLLITGGDDYKVNLWAIGKPTSLMSLCGHTSEVDSVAFDSAEVLVLGGASSGLIKLWDLEEAKMVRAFTGHRSSCSAVEFHPFGEFLASGSNDTNLKIWDIRKKGCIQTYKGHTRDINTIKFSPDGRWVVTGGLDNAVKVWDLTAGKLIHDFKFHEGSVRSLDFHPLEFLLATGSADRTVKFWDLETFELIGSTRPEETGVRSIKFHPDGRTLFCGLDDGLKVYSWEPVVCHDSVDMGWSTLGDLCISEGKLMGCSYYQNSVGIWVSDISQIEPYGIGSADKKECVEKVLGVLDDQSSERVKSGSRRSSSPDYEIKEIKNIYIDCGNSTVADKPGSQSSSKFNATSTGQAGDKSFIVHNDIGKDSSDSGRESITFSKTKPGMLLRPAHVRKTPTKQSGAVQSGTPKQSGSDGENKLDPKIVLNSEESGRKPFDVNDSIIKSITSKFEKALFPESPTDEAKSMQLKPPRVQRSPNTKHNETRWAVSVESENLNSHQSGLEKSREADLPKELADDRGCNPTEEDANDAIILSKPERVLTPEKAGDEQKSVEPPGGSKESDSVKVVRGVKVVSGRTRSLVERFERRETITPAEEDKAASAATVQSTNAVEEEAKSASIPAVSPMPTHVEAKSASIPAVSPMPTHVMPVQLEEATNLTTVEAPVVSTRRPRSIPARVMPVVLGRDPDITTDWPSVTLTRPDRTSATNLTSDESPVTSTRQARSSPXPVLPVAPNQTTKMKSDDPPVTSTRPGRSSPANLTSDESPVTSTRQARFSPPPVMPVAPNQTTKMKSDDPPVTSTRSGRSSAGNLTSDESPVTPTRQATSPAPMIPNRSRSTNMKPDEPHVIPRRPLRSSSTRVRPVMLNQTTNTHDERPLQSTRSARTSPARVIPMKLNEADYIPSYEPPVALTRSARNSPVRVIPAKINQANNVTSDASHIRSRHRFSPTQTLATPSVLDQVADMALDEAHTTQTQPDYDISTQKEEPQISERESQGDISETLMQTHNEVLNTLQSRLTKLQIVRHFWERSDIKGAIMALKKLSDHSVQADVISILTDKPEILTLDLFSQLAPVLTGLLGSRTERPVSVSLEMLLKLVAVFGTVVQSNVSARRSVGVDLHAEERLQICQSCSAELQKVQKILPLLTRRGGLIARKAQELNLVLQTP; from the exons ATGGCCAAGCGCGGATATAAGCTGc AGGAGTTTTTGGCACATTCTGCAAATGTGAATTGCCTGAGTATCGGAAAGAAGACATCACGCCTTCTTATTACTGGCGGTGATGATTACAAGGTCAACCTTTGGGCCATCGGCAAGCCTACTTCTTTAATG AGTTTATGTGGACATACTAGTGAAGTGGATTCAGTAGCTTTCGACTCGGCTGAAGTTTTGGTCCTTGGTGGAGCTTCTTCGGGTCTGATCAAGCTCTGGGACTTAGAAGAAGCAAAGA TGGTTCGAGCTTTTACTGGACATAGATCCAGTTGTTCTGCTGTTGAGTTTCATCCCTTTGGTGAATTTTTGGCATCGGGATCAAATGATACGAATCTTAAGATCTGGGACATCAGAAAGAAGGGGTGCATACAGACCTACAAGGGTCATACTCGTGACATCAACACTATCAAATTTAGTCCCGATGGTCGTTGGGTTGTGACAGGAGGACTTGACAATGCTGTAAAG GTATGGGATTTGACTGCTGGAAAGCTTATACATGATTTTAAGTTTCATGAAGGATCTGTTCGTTCGCTGGACTTCCACCCACTTGAGTTCCTTCTAGCTACTG gttcGGCTGACAGGACCGTAAAGTTCTGGGATTTGGAAACGTTTGAATTGATTGGATCTACCCGACCAGAG GAAACTGGAGTTCGTTCAATCAAATTTCATCCGGATGGGCGAACCCTTTTTTGTGGTTTGGATGATGGCTTAAAG GTTTATTCATGGGAGCCCGTTGTTTGTCATGATAGTGTTGATATGGGATGGTCAACGCTTGGTGACTTATGCATCAGCGAAGGGAAGCTCATGGGTTGTTCTTACTACCAGAACTCCGTAGGGATTTGGGTCTCTGATATATCA CAAATTGAACCATATGGCATTGGATCTGCGGATAAAAAAGAATGCGTGGAGAAAGTACTCGGCGTTCTGGACGATCAATCTTCCGAGAGAGTAAAGAGTGGTTCCAGGCGCAGCTCATCTCCAGATTATGAGATAAAAGAGATCAAAAACATATACATCGACT GTGGAAATTCAACCGTTGCAGATAAGCCAGGATCACAAAGTAGTTCTAAATTCAATGCAACATCTACTGGACAAGCAGGGGATAAGTCTTTCATTGTGCATAATGATATTGGGAAAGATTCGTCTGATTCGGGAAGGGAATCTATCACTTTCTCAAAAACGAAGCCGGGTATGCTGCTGAGACCAGCTCATGTAAGAAAAACGCCAACAAAGCAGTCAGGGGCCGTTCAGTCTGGTACTCCGAAGCAAAGCGGATCAGACGGTGAGAATAAGCTGGATCCTAAGATTGTGCTTAATTCAGAAGAGAGTGGTAGAAAACCATTTGATGTCAATGATTCCATCATTAAGAGTATAACCAGCAAGTTTGAAAAAGCTTTATTTCCAGAATCACCAACTGATGAAGCGAAAT CTATGCAGCTGAAACCGCCTCGCGTGCAGAGATCACCGAATACTAAGCACAATGAGACAAGATGGGCGGTGTCTGTTGAGTCTGAAAATTTAAACAGTCACCAAAGTGGTTTAGAGAAATCAAGAGAAGCAGACTTGCCAAAAGAGCTTGCGGATGACAGAGGGTGTAACCCGACTGAGGAGGATGCCAATGATGCGATCATTTTAAGTAAGCCAGAACGAGTTTTAACACCAGAGAAAGCTGGTGATGAACAGAAAA GCGTCGAACCCCCTGGAGGTAGCAAAGAATCAGACTCTGTGAAAGTTGTTAGAGGAG TAAAAGTTGTTTCCGGGAGGACACGGTCATTGGTTGAGAGATTTGAGAGAAGAGAAACAATTACTCCTGCTGAAGAAGATAAAGCAGCTAGTGCCGCAACAGTTCAGAGCACTAATGCTGTGGAGGAAGAGGCCAAATCAGCGTCGATACCAGCAGTTAGCCCAATGCCTACCCATGTTGAGGCCAAATCAGCGTCGATACCAGCAGTTAGCCCAATGCCTACCCATGTTATGCCAGTTCAACTTGAGGAGGCAACTAACTTGACCACAGTTGAAGCTCCTGTGGTATCAACACGACGACCTAGGAGTATTCCAGCCAGAGTAATGCCTGTGGTTCTTGGTCGGGACCCAGACATAACAACTGATTGGCCTTCTGTAACATTGACACGACCTGATAGGACTTCGGCTACTAATTTGACATCTGATGAGTCTCCTGTAACATCAACACGACAAGCTAGGTCTTCTC CCCCGGTTTTGCCTGTGGCACCCAATCAGACAACAAAAATGAAATCGGATGACCCTCCTGTAACATCAACACGGCCTGGTAGGAGTTCGCCTGCTAATTTGACATCTGATGAGTCTCCTGTAACATCAACACGACAAGCTAGGTTTTCTCCACCTCCGGTTATGCCTGTGGCACCCAATCAGACAACAAAAATGAAATCGGATGACCCTCCTGTAACATCAACACGGTCTGGTAGGAGTTCGGCTGGTAATTTGACATCTGATGAGTCTCCTGTAACACCAACACGACAAGCGACTTCTCCAGCCCCTATGATACCCAATCGGAGTCGGTCAACTAACATGAAACCTGATGAGCCTCATGTAATACCAAGAAGACCACTGAGGAGTTCTTCAACGCGTGTAAGGCCTGTGATGCTCAATCAAACAACTAACACGCATGATGAGCGTCCTTTACAATCAACACGATCAGCTAGGACTTCACCAGCCCGTGTAATACCTATGAAACTCAATGAAGCAGATTATATCCCATCTTATGAGCCTCCAGTTGCATTAACACGGTCAGCTAGGAACTCTCCCGTTCGTGTAATTCCTGCTAAAATCAATCAAGCAAATAATGTGACATCTGATGCATCACATATAAGATCCAGGCATCGATTTAGCCCAACTCAAACGCTGGCAACACCTTCGGTACTGGATCAGGTGGCTGATATGGCACTGGATGAAGCACATACAACACAAACTCAACCAGATTACGATATCTCGACCCAG AAGGAAGAGCCTCAGATATCTGAGAGGGAGAGTCAAGGTGACATCAGTGAGACATTAATGCAAACTCATAATGAGGTCTTAAACACTCTTCAATCAAGGTTGACAAAATTACAG ATTGTAAGACATTTTTGGGAGCGTAGCGATATTAAAGGCGCAATCATGGCCTTGAAAAAGCTGTCAGATCACTCG GTTCAAGCAGATGTGATAAGTATTCTAACAGACAAACCAGAGATTCTTACGCTGGATCTGTTTTCGCAATTAGCACCTGTCCTGACAGGCTTATTGGGGAGCCGGACTGAAAG gCCTGTAAGTGTCTCCTTGGAAATGCTCTTGAAGCTAGTAGCAGTGTTCGGTACAGTTGTACAATCAAATGTTTCAGCAAGACGAAGTGTTGGTGTTGATCTTCATGCAGAAGAAAG ACTACAGATCTGCCAAAGTTGTTCAGCGGAATTGCAGAAGGTTCAAAAGATCCTTCCACTACTCACCAG AAGAGGAGGTCTCATAGCTAGAAAGGCTCAAGAACTAAACTTAGTTCTTCAGACACCATAA